A single genomic interval of Psychroserpens sp. NJDZ02 harbors:
- a CDS encoding exopolysaccharide biosynthesis polyprenyl glycosylphosphotransferase has translation MEYKRGRYSWLLRPFLIIFDLIVINVLAFYFFDFNQSNLNYFSFDFLNNKHILYGLYATVLWLISTSFLKFYEVYRYTSTVNIFSLIVKQVLVFTIIVYAFLGAYRSIDIPSYSALEYLLLCFAGITTAKLVSYFGLKSFRTFLKGNVRRVIIVGKGEGAQELKQLFTQRKALGYSIKGVFANSDNHKFTGNIADSFIFLNEGNGIDEIYCAIDELSEKEVNDYVKYAEVNHCNIKFIPTTNKLLTKRLQTDYYNYLPILSMPKVTLNNDLNKFVKRVFDVIFALMIIILVLSWLTPVLFVLIKLESKGPLFYKHKRNGINYKEFYCYKFRSLKINKEIEGTYITQNDDRVTNIGKFLRKTSLDEFPQFYNVLKSEMSVVGPRPHMLSYTDDYSKKIDKYNFIFRHNVKPGVTGLAQIRGYRGEIKNDEDIINRIKFDNYYIENWSLLLDMKIIFKTIINVFTGQKEAY, from the coding sequence ATGGAGTATAAACGCGGAAGGTATTCCTGGTTACTCCGACCTTTTCTTATCATTTTTGATCTTATTGTCATAAATGTTTTGGCGTTTTATTTTTTTGATTTTAATCAAAGCAATCTAAATTATTTTTCTTTTGATTTTTTGAATAATAAACATATTTTATATGGTTTATACGCCACAGTACTATGGTTAATATCAACTTCGTTTCTCAAGTTTTACGAAGTGTATCGCTATACTTCAACCGTTAATATTTTTTCGCTTATAGTCAAGCAGGTTTTGGTTTTTACCATTATTGTATATGCTTTTTTAGGGGCGTATAGAAGTATTGATATACCGTCTTATAGCGCCTTGGAATACTTACTTTTATGTTTTGCAGGTATTACTACTGCTAAATTAGTAAGCTATTTTGGTTTAAAATCCTTTCGTACTTTTTTAAAAGGGAATGTAAGACGTGTAATAATAGTCGGTAAAGGTGAAGGGGCACAAGAGTTAAAGCAGCTGTTTACCCAACGAAAAGCATTAGGATATAGTATAAAAGGTGTTTTTGCAAATAGCGACAATCATAAGTTTACAGGTAATATTGCAGATAGTTTTATATTTTTGAATGAAGGTAACGGTATTGACGAAATTTATTGCGCAATAGATGAGCTGTCTGAAAAAGAAGTAAACGATTATGTTAAATATGCAGAGGTTAATCACTGTAATATAAAATTTATACCCACAACTAATAAATTGTTGACCAAGAGATTACAAACTGATTATTATAACTACTTGCCCATTTTATCAATGCCCAAAGTAACGTTGAATAATGATTTGAATAAGTTTGTTAAACGTGTTTTTGATGTCATTTTTGCTTTAATGATTATCATATTAGTGTTGTCCTGGTTAACCCCAGTATTGTTTGTCTTAATTAAGTTGGAATCCAAGGGCCCATTATTTTATAAGCACAAACGTAATGGTATAAACTATAAAGAGTTTTATTGTTACAAGTTTAGGTCTTTAAAAATCAATAAAGAAATAGAAGGAACTTACATCACTCAGAATGATGATCGGGTAACTAATATTGGAAAATTTTTACGTAAAACAAGTTTAGACGAGTTTCCTCAATTTTATAATGTTTTAAAAAGTGAGATGAGTGTGGTTGGTCCACGTCCACATATGCTGTCTTACACGGATGATTATTCAAAAAAGATTGATAAATATAATTTTATTTTTAGGCATAATGTTAAACCTGGAGTGACGGGATTAGCGCAAATACGAGGCTATAGAGGAGAGATTAAAAATGACGAAGATATTATCAATCGTATAAAATTTGATAATTATTATATCGAAAATTGGTCTTTACTTTTGGATATGAAAATTATTTTTAAGACTATAATTAATGTGTTTACGGGTCAAAAAGAAGCTTATTAG